The Roseomonas gilardii nucleotide sequence GATAATGGTTGGCGATGAGCGCCACGAGGGCAGGCACGATCACCGCTGCCGCCAACCCGGCGAGAAGCTGGGCCAGCAGCATCACCGTCGCCACCGGGCTTACCACCATCAGCACCTGCGCCACGCCGAACAGGGCCACGACGATGCGGAAAACCTGGGTGGAGCCGAAGCGCTGAACGAGCTTCGCACCCAGCATCACGAAGCCTGCCACCGCCAGGGAATACATCACGATGCCTGTGGCAACCGTGGTCGGCGGCACGCCAAAGCTGTTCACCATGCCCGCCAGCGAAACGGGCAACGAGGCCACGTTGAAGGACATGATGGCCTGGCCGAGGGCGATGGCAATCATCGGCACCCAGGATTCCCGGGCCTCGGGTAGCGTGTCGCTCAATGGCGTCGACGAGTTGTCCATGGACATTTCTTTCCTACGAACCCCGGTTCACGGGCCGTGAGGCGAAGAGATTGAGGCCGAGCCGCTCCGACAGGAACTTGGTGGCGAGTTGTCCCCGGACACTATTGCCTGCTCCATCCAGTGGAGGAGAGAAGGTGCCGAGCCCGCCCTTACCCGGAGCAATGGTGACGATGCCGCCGCTGACCCCGCTCTTGCCCGGCAAGCCGACCTCGTAGAGCCAGTCGCCGGATTCCTCGTAGAGCCCGGCGGTTGCCAGGACAGCCAGGATGCGCCTGCAGTGCTCCTCGTCGATCACTCGTTCCCCCGTCATCGGGTTCACCCCGCCATCGGCCAGAGTCGCGCCCATCGCCGCGAGATCGCGAGCCGTGACCAGCAACGAGCACTGCCGCGTGTAGATATCCGTGGCCTCAAGGGCGTCGAAATACATGCGCCCATAGCCTTCCAGCAGCTTGGCGATCCCACGGTTGCGAAGGTTGGTGGCGGCTTCCGACTCATAGATCTCCGCATCCATCTGCAGTTCGCGCCCCGCAAAGCGGGACAGGCCTTCCTGGATGAAGCGCCACTTCGCCTCGGCCGTATCGCCAGGAGCCAGGCTGGTGGTCGCGATGGCACCGGCATTGACCATCGGATTCATGGTGCGGTCGGCGTTCAGCTCCACCGCCATCACCGAGTTGAAAGGCAGGCCGGTCGCGTTCACGCCCACATGCTCCCGAGCGGGCTCGGCCCCCATGGCCTGGCAGATCAGGGCGAAGACGAAGGGCTTGGAGACGCTCTGGATCGAGAAGGCATGGTCCACATCGCCAACAGCATGGACGACCCCGTCGGCCTCGACCACGCACAGGCCGAACAGATCCCTCGGCACCTTCGCCAAGGCGGGAATGTAGTCTGCAACCACGCCGTCATCGTTGCTCCGGAAACGATGATGCGCTTCCTCCAGAAGTTCATCGACCCTCTCGGGCGGAGGCAGGTGTCCCGTGGAGACCGAGGTCTGGTCCCGAGATTCCTCGCCGAACAGTTCCTTGTACATCCCACCCAAACTCCCTGGCGTTGCCGCAGCGCAGAATCGCCTAAGAGACGGCTGCGGGTCGGACGGCTTCGCAGGCTCCGGCCAGTGCCTCCTGCAATACCTCCTCCTTGCTTTCATCGAAGGAAGAACGAAGAATCTTGCCACCGACGCCCTGAAGTCCCGCCATGACCTTATCCGCGGTCATCTTGCGAATCAGCAGGAAGAGCGCAGCCTGCCCCGAATCCAGGGTTGTCGCCACTTCCTTCATGAAGGGGTCGCTGATCCCGAGATCGGTCAGCTTGCCGCCCAGCGCGCCCGAGGCGGCGCCGATCGCCGCCCCGGCAAACGGCATCATCACGATCAGTCCGATCAGGGAGCCCCAGAGAGCACCCCTCGCGGCGCCGCTCGCCACCGGCTGGAAGATCTGGTTCAGCTTCACGCTTCCGTCAGCGCGCTTCACGGCGACGACCGCATCGCCCAGTTCGATCAGGTACTCCTTCTGCATGGCGAGCACGTGGGACCGCACTTTCTCCGCAACCGCTTCGTCAGGGAAGGCTATCACGAGGAGATCGGACACAATCCTGAATCCTTTGGTTCATCCGGTAGGAATACATTCTGCGCGAGTGTAAAAACGGACAGCAAGAAATGCGCGCCCCACGGCAGGGACGCGCATCCATTCGTTCGCATGGCCAAGCCAGGAACCCTTGACGAAGCTAGTCCTGAATGGCGAGCGTCGTCTTGTTGAAACGCACCATCCGCGTGCCGCCATTGCTCGGCAGTTCCACCACGGCGACGCCGCGCCCGAAATCCAGTGCCACGATCCGGTTCGCCGGATAGCGAGCCTTGATGTTGTTCAGGAGGTCCACTTCCAGAACCTCCTGCACCGAATTGCCCTGGGTGGCGCGGGCCTGCACCTCGGCCCGCTTCTCCGGGCTCAGTTCGGCCAGCAGAGCTTGGTTATAAGCCGGCGAGCCCTGTGCCATGGCATAATGCGGAAGTACGGGAGCCGAGATCAGAAGAGCGAGAAGCGTTGCCTGGCGTAACTTCATGACCGAGATCCTTCCGTTCGTTGGAGCCCACCTGCCATAGGGAATGACGAGGAACCGTCCCTCCGGCGGCAAAGGCCTTACAAGGTCCGGATCCGACTGGATCCTGCCCGGCCCAGGAGCCACCACAGAACGATTGGGCCGAGCCAGCAGGATAGGCCCGTCCTTCAGCTGGATGATGTGCGGACAGTCCCGGTACTATGCCCAAGATCCCAGAACGGCGTGGTCCGGAACTATCCGTTCCCTGTGCCGCCCGCATGGGGGCCCGGATCAGCGGAAGGGGAGCAGCCAGGGCACCAGCAGGAGGCTCACCATCATGACCACCATCGTGAAAGGAACGCCGATCTTCACGAAATCGCCGAAGGTGTAGTTCCCCGGACCGACCACCAGCGTATTCACCGGCGACGAGATTGGCGTCATGAAAGCCGCGGAGGCCGCAAGTGCCACGGTCATGGCAAAAGGATAGGGCGACGCACCGAGATCCTTCGCGACCGCCAGGGCGACCGGTGCCATGAGCACCGCTGTGGCGGTGTTGGAGATGAAGAGGCCTAGTACGGCAGTGATGACGAAAAGGATGGCCAGCACCGTGCGGGGGGCAGCGTTCCCGGTCAGCGCCAGCACGGCATCGGCGGCGAGGTCGACACCGCCCGTGCGCTGCAGCGCGAGCGAGAAGGGAAGCATGCCGACGATGAGGATCAGGCTTTGCCAGCTCACCGACCGATAGGCGCTGCTCATGTCGACGCAGCGGAACAGTCCCATCAGCAGGCAGCCGATCAGCGCGGCATGGACGTTGGGCACGAGGCCGCTCACCATCAGGCCGACCGTCAGGGCCAGGATCAGGACGGCCTGCGGCGCCCGCTTCGCGGCGGGCAGCACCTCCTGCATCTCGGCGGGCTGGGTCAGCACGATCAGGTCGGAAGCATTGCGCTGTAGCTCGCGGATATCGCCCCAGAAGCCGATCAGGAGGAGCGTGTCGCCGACTTTCAGCTTCTCCTCCAGCAGACTCTGTCCGAAGATCTTCTGGCCGCGACGCAGGCCGATGACGGTCAGCCCATAGGTCGCGCGGACACGGGCCTTGAGGATGCTCTGGCCGATCAAGGGGGATTCGGGCGGCAGCATCGCCTCGACCATGCCGATCTCTTGCGACTTGTCCAGGAAGTAGGCGCCATCGGAAAGCGGCATCCGGCGAAGATGGAAACGGTGCCTCAGCTCGTCGATCTCGACGTGGGACGCCACGACATCGATCAGCAGGACGTCATAGGTCTGTAGCGCGGTCTGGGCCGAGGGCCGGAGCACCTCCGTTGAGAAGCGCCCGCCGCGCTCGATCGCCAGGATGTTGATGCCGGAATCGCGAAGCGAAAGCTCCTCCAGCTTCTTGCCGATCAGGGGCGATTCCGGGGAGACACGCACACGGTACTCCCGCTCCGCGAGGCCGTACTGGTCGATCCAGTCTCGGAGGCTGACACGCGGCCGGGCCACTGCCGTCTCCGGCCCGCCAGCCAGCAGGCGGCGCGCGAAAAGCATATAGCCGAAGCCCAGGATCAGGAGCGGCAGGCCGAACGGCGTGAAGCTGAAGAAGTGGAAGCCCCCGGCGCCCTGTCGCATCAGTTCCGCATTCACCACGAGGTTCGGGGTCGTGGCGACCAGTGTCATCATGCCGCTGATCAGCGCCGCGACGCTGAGCGGCATCATGAGCTGGCGCGGCGGTGTCCCGGTGTTCTGGCAGATGCGCAGGACCACGGGGATGAAGATCGCCACCACGGCCGTGGAACTCATGAATGAACCAAGGCCGCCGACCACCAGCATGAGCAGGACGAGCAGGCGCGTCGGGCTGCTGCCGGCCCTGGCATTGAGCCAGTCGCCCAGGCGCCGCGCCACTCCGGTCCGGACCAACCCCTCCCCGATCACGAACAGCGCGGCGATCAGAACGATGTTCGGGTCCGCGAAGCCGGCCAGCGTCTCGTTCACCGTCACCACGCCCGTGAAAGGCATGGCAGCCATCATGATCAGGGCCACCGCATCCATCCGGGGGCGGTTGAGCACGAACATCACGATGGCCGCGACGAGAAGAAGAAGGATGGCGGCGAGCGAAGACGTCATGGAAGATCTCTGCGGATGGAGAGGCACGCTGGGGGATGGCTGGCGCCGCTGTCTGCCCGTGTCCCGCGCGATGCCAGGAAGCGATGCCGGGCTTCCGTGCCGGGCGGTTAGCCCGGCCCCCAGGGCAGGCCCAGCAGGAACCAGCCCGCGAAGAACAGCGTCCAGATCACGCAGAGCACGAGCACATAAGGCAGCATCAGGGCGATCACCGTTCCGATGCCCGCATCTTCCTGATACTTCTGGCAGAAGACGACGATCATCGCGAAATAGGCGTTGAGCGGCGTGATGGCGTTGATAGGCGAATCCCCGACCCGGTAGGCGGCCAGCACGGCCTCGGGATCGACCTGGAGACGCATCAGCAGCGGTACGAAGATCGGCGCGAAGATGGCCCATTTCGCGACGGCACCCGTCAGGATCAGGTCCAGGAGAAAGGTGACGATCACGAAGCCGACCAGCAACCACAGCGCATCCAGGTTGGCCCGCTGCAGGATATCCGCCAGCGAGACGGCGGCAAGGGTTGCCATGTTCGTGTAGTTGAAGAAGGCGATGAACTGGCTGATCACCAGCAGCAGGAGGATCAGCCCGGCGAGGTTGCCGATCGCCTTCTGCATCGCGGCAATGACCGCGTTCGTGTCCTTCAAGGTTCGCGCACCAATCCCATAGGCGGCGCCGCTGGCCAGGAAGATCAGCGCGATGGAGACGATCAGGCTGTTCATGAAGGGGGAGTTGCCGACGATCGCGCCTGTCACCGGATGCCTCAGGGGCGCCCCGGGTGGCAGGGTCAGCAATCCCAGCAGCACGGTGACACCGATCAAGGCATAAAGGGCGTAGCGCAGCCCGCGGCGCTCATCCTCGGACAGACCTGTATCCTCGGTAACAGTATAGCTGCCCTTGTATGCGCCGAGCCGCGGCTCGATCATCCGGTCGTTGACCAGGGAGATCAGCACGGTCAGCATGATGACTGACCCGATCGAGAACCAGAGATTGGCGGCGAGATCGATCGAGATATTCGGGTTGACCAGGTGGATCGCGTCGTTGGTGATCTCGGTCAGGATTCCATCGGTCGGTACGATCATGATGTTGACGAGAAAGGCGGAAGCTACCGCTGCGAAAGCCAGGCCCAGCCCGGCGAGGGGATGCCGCCCGACGCTGATGAAGGCCGCGGCGGCGAGCGGGATCAGCACGAGGTAGCCCGCATCCGCCGCGATGGAGGAGAGGATGCCGATGAAGACCAGGATATAGGTCAGCGCGGCAGGCGGGGCGACGATCACCAGCTTTCGAATCAGTGCCTGGATCAGCCCGGATTCCTCTGCCACCCCGACGCCGGTCATGGCGATGATGATCACCCCCACAGCATTGAAGTTCATGAAGTTCTGGACGATGCCGGTGAACATGAACCGGATGCCGTCGATGCTCAGCAGGTTGCGCGCGGACACGGTGTGATCGACCAGCTCGTCCGTTTCCAGGTCGAAGGTCTGATAGGACACCCGCGCACCCAACAAGGACAGGGCGCAGGACAGCAGGATGACCAGCGCGATCAGGATCACGAAGATCATCACCGGGTGCGGGACACGGTTGCCGATCCGCTCGACGACGTCGAGCGTCTTCTGCATGAAGGTCTTGTGCTCCGGCGCGGCTCCTTCCAGCGGGCGTTCCCCGCCGGGAGGAGCCGCGTGCGGATAGTCCGGTTCAGCGTGTGGCGAGAGCATGGAGTATCCTGGCCCAGGAACGTGTGCCCCGGTGAAAGCTTTCGAGATCGTATTTCTCGTTGGGGCTGTGGATGCGGTCGTCCTCCAGCGCGAAGCCGGCGAGGACCACATCCATGCCCAAGGCCTGTTTCAGTTCATGCGTGACGGGAATCGAACCGCCGCCACCGATGAAAACCGCGGGCTGGCCCCACTCCGCGGTCAGGGCCTCTCGCGCCTTCGCGAAAGCCGGATCGTCGATAGGGAAGCGGATCGCCCGGCCGGCGCCATGCTCCAGGAACTCCACCCGGCAATCCGCCGGGATCCGGGCACGGACGAAGTCGCGGAATGCCTGTCGGACCGCATGGGGATCCTGGTCGAAGACGAGGCGAAAGGAAACCTTCGCGGAGGCGGTGGCGGGGATCACGGTCTTGAACCCCGCGCCCTGATACCCGCCTCCCATGCCGTTGACCTCGCAGGTCGGACGTGACCAGACCATTTCCAGGACACTGCGCCCCTTCTCGCCGGCCGGCGCGGAAAGCCCGACCGCACCCAGGAAGGCTGCGGTGTCGAAACCCAGGCTCTCCCATTGCTGCCGCAGGGTCTCGGGCAGTTCTGGCACGCCGTCATAGAAGCCGGGCAGGGTGACCCTGCCCTCGGCATCGTGCAGATCGGCCAGGATCCGGGCCAGGATGTGGTTCGGATTGGCGGCCGCCGAACCGTAGAAACCTGAGTGCAGGTCGCGGTCGGCGGCGTGGATGATGACCTCCTCGCCGCAAAGGCCCCGCAACATCGTCTGGATCGCGGGAATCCCAGGGGCCCACATGTTCGTGTCGCAGATCAGGCCGATATCGGCCTTCAGTTCCGAAGCATGCTGACGCAGGAAGGCAGGAAGGTTCGCGCCGCCCGATTCCTCTTCGCCTTCGATCAGCAGGGTGACGGCGATCGGCAGGTTGCCGTGGATGACCTTCCAGGCCCGGCATGCCTCGATGAAGGTCATGACCTGCCCCTTGTCGTCCGAGGCACCGCGCGCCCGGATCACCCGCCTGCCGTCGGGCCGGGTTTCCAGACGGGGGTCGAAGGGATCATGCTCCCAGTATTCCAGCGGATCGACGGGCTGGACATCGTAATGGCCATAGAAGAGAGCCGAGGTGCCGCCCTGGCTGGTGGTTTCTCCTGCTGTGCGGGCAACCACGATAGGGTGGCCGGGTGTCCCATGGGCGGCGGCCTCGAAGCCGATGCTCCGCAGGTCCTGCACCAGCCAGTCCGCGCAGGACCGGCAGTCGTCTGCATAGGCGGGGTCCGTGGAGATGGAACGGATGCGGAGCAGGGCGAAGAGCCGCTCCAGGCTCGCCTCCAGGTCAGAGTCGATGCGTGCCAGGACCTGATCCAACGTATTCGTGGACATTCCGCCTCCCTCCCCGCAGACCGAACGGAAACCCACGAGGCTTCGGCAGGGGTTGCCGTTCCAACCGGTGGCGGTTCCGCGATCCGGACCTTCGACGGGCGATTCCCGCCGGCCCGGCTACGACGAAGGGGGGGGCGAGAAGCTAACTGTCGAGGAAGGCTAATTCTTTCGGCGGCTGGCGGCCATAGGCCATGGATGCCGCCGCTGTGCACCCCGTCCCAGGATGGATCAAAAGCGCAGCGGAAGGGCCGCTGGCAGTCATGCGGGCGGCACGGCCCCACGCCTGTTCCCGGCACCTAGCCGTCGGAGCAGGCCGCCGAAGTCAAGGTCGCAGGACGCGGAATGCATGGTCTCCGCCCCGATGGCCCGAAGGCCCTGTCGGCTGGCCGCACGCGCCTCGCCCGGCGTGTAGCCGAACTCCCGCCGGAAAACCCGGCTGAAGGCGGAGGCATCGAAGAAGCCCAACTGCTCGCCGATCTCGGCCACCGAGGTATGGCAGCCGGGCTCCGAGAGCATCGCATGCGCCATGCGCAGGCGCTGTCCCTGTATGTAGTGAGCCACGCCACCATGCGGTTCGAAGAGCCGGTAGAGGTTCGATCGCGAGACACCCGCCAGGCTGCAGATCCTCTGCGGGTCGAGCGTGGCACGGCCGATATTCTGCCGGATCACATGCCTTATCCGTTCCATCCGGGCGGTCGCCTTGTCCGCAGGCGAAACGGTCCCCGGTGCGATGCCGGCGAGGAGGCAGGCCGCGATCATGGAACGTGTCGCCGAGGCCAGGACCGGCACTTGTTCCGGCGTCATCGCCGACAGGCGTCGTTCCAGCAGCAGCAGGTAGTCCGCCAGAAGCGCCGCGCCGGGGGTTTCGAGAACGCCGGCCCCGAGCGCGGCCAGACCCATGGAAAGCTCCGGAAAAGCGTCGCGCGGGATATAGAGCGAGAGCCAGTCCGCGTTGGTCCGGTCGCTCTCGGAGGGCTCGCCGAGCGAAAACAGGGCCAGCACCTCCGGGCTTGTGACGAAACAGGCCGATGCG carries:
- the glsA gene encoding glutaminase A produces the protein MYKELFGEESRDQTSVSTGHLPPPERVDELLEEAHHRFRSNDDGVVADYIPALAKVPRDLFGLCVVEADGVVHAVGDVDHAFSIQSVSKPFVFALICQAMGAEPAREHVGVNATGLPFNSVMAVELNADRTMNPMVNAGAIATTSLAPGDTAEAKWRFIQEGLSRFAGRELQMDAEIYESEAATNLRNRGIAKLLEGYGRMYFDALEATDIYTRQCSLLVTARDLAAMGATLADGGVNPMTGERVIDEEHCRRILAVLATAGLYEESGDWLYEVGLPGKSGVSGGIVTIAPGKGGLGTFSPPLDGAGNSVRGQLATKFLSERLGLNLFASRPVNRGS
- a CDS encoding DUF1269 domain-containing protein — its product is MSDLLVIAFPDEAVAEKVRSHVLAMQKEYLIELGDAVVAVKRADGSVKLNQIFQPVASGAARGALWGSLIGLIVMMPFAGAAIGAASGALGGKLTDLGISDPFMKEVATTLDSGQAALFLLIRKMTADKVMAGLQGVGGKILRSSFDESKEEVLQEALAGACEAVRPAAVS
- a CDS encoding SLC13 family permease, giving the protein MPLHPQRSSMTSSLAAILLLLVAAIVMFVLNRPRMDAVALIMMAAMPFTGVVTVNETLAGFADPNIVLIAALFVIGEGLVRTGVARRLGDWLNARAGSSPTRLLVLLMLVVGGLGSFMSSTAVVAIFIPVVLRICQNTGTPPRQLMMPLSVAALISGMMTLVATTPNLVVNAELMRQGAGGFHFFSFTPFGLPLLILGFGYMLFARRLLAGGPETAVARPRVSLRDWIDQYGLAEREYRVRVSPESPLIGKKLEELSLRDSGINILAIERGGRFSTEVLRPSAQTALQTYDVLLIDVVASHVEIDELRHRFHLRRMPLSDGAYFLDKSQEIGMVEAMLPPESPLIGQSILKARVRATYGLTVIGLRRGQKIFGQSLLEEKLKVGDTLLLIGFWGDIRELQRNASDLIVLTQPAEMQEVLPAAKRAPQAVLILALTVGLMVSGLVPNVHAALIGCLLMGLFRCVDMSSAYRSVSWQSLILIVGMLPFSLALQRTGGVDLAADAVLALTGNAAPRTVLAILFVITAVLGLFISNTATAVLMAPVALAVAKDLGASPYPFAMTVALAASAAFMTPISSPVNTLVVGPGNYTFGDFVKIGVPFTMVVMMVSLLLVPWLLPFR
- a CDS encoding AbgT family transporter, yielding MLSPHAEPDYPHAAPPGGERPLEGAAPEHKTFMQKTLDVVERIGNRVPHPVMIFVILIALVILLSCALSLLGARVSYQTFDLETDELVDHTVSARNLLSIDGIRFMFTGIVQNFMNFNAVGVIIIAMTGVGVAEESGLIQALIRKLVIVAPPAALTYILVFIGILSSIAADAGYLVLIPLAAAAFISVGRHPLAGLGLAFAAVASAFLVNIMIVPTDGILTEITNDAIHLVNPNISIDLAANLWFSIGSVIMLTVLISLVNDRMIEPRLGAYKGSYTVTEDTGLSEDERRGLRYALYALIGVTVLLGLLTLPPGAPLRHPVTGAIVGNSPFMNSLIVSIALIFLASGAAYGIGARTLKDTNAVIAAMQKAIGNLAGLILLLLVISQFIAFFNYTNMATLAAVSLADILQRANLDALWLLVGFVIVTFLLDLILTGAVAKWAIFAPIFVPLLMRLQVDPEAVLAAYRVGDSPINAITPLNAYFAMIVVFCQKYQEDAGIGTVIALMLPYVLVLCVIWTLFFAGWFLLGLPWGPG
- a CDS encoding M20/M25/M40 family metallo-hydrolase; the encoded protein is MSTNTLDQVLARIDSDLEASLERLFALLRIRSISTDPAYADDCRSCADWLVQDLRSIGFEAAAHGTPGHPIVVARTAGETTSQGGTSALFYGHYDVQPVDPLEYWEHDPFDPRLETRPDGRRVIRARGASDDKGQVMTFIEACRAWKVIHGNLPIAVTLLIEGEEESGGANLPAFLRQHASELKADIGLICDTNMWAPGIPAIQTMLRGLCGEEVIIHAADRDLHSGFYGSAAANPNHILARILADLHDAEGRVTLPGFYDGVPELPETLRQQWESLGFDTAAFLGAVGLSAPAGEKGRSVLEMVWSRPTCEVNGMGGGYQGAGFKTVIPATASAKVSFRLVFDQDPHAVRQAFRDFVRARIPADCRVEFLEHGAGRAIRFPIDDPAFAKAREALTAEWGQPAVFIGGGGSIPVTHELKQALGMDVVLAGFALEDDRIHSPNEKYDLESFHRGTRSWARILHALATR
- a CDS encoding AraC family transcriptional regulator, whose amino-acid sequence is MIFSTDLVEPRSRLDLWQSTYKSFNTIVPTGSPGPGFSGRNVIWSFGALALSRNTAPGVSIERSARQIRRDSIDHWVLRVARTGTSRYRSASACFVTSPEVLALFSLGEPSESDRTNADWLSLYIPRDAFPELSMGLAALGAGVLETPGAALLADYLLLLERRLSAMTPEQVPVLASATRSMIAACLLAGIAPGTVSPADKATARMERIRHVIRQNIGRATLDPQRICSLAGVSRSNLYRLFEPHGGVAHYIQGQRLRMAHAMLSEPGCHTSVAEIGEQLGFFDASAFSRVFRREFGYTPGEARAASRQGLRAIGAETMHSASCDLDFGGLLRRLGAGNRRGAVPPA